One Urocitellus parryii isolate mUroPar1 chromosome 8, mUroPar1.hap1, whole genome shotgun sequence DNA window includes the following coding sequences:
- the LOC113176607 gene encoding olfactory receptor 2B6-like, whose amino-acid sequence MALINNSHPDDFILLGFADRPWLEFPIFVILLITYPMAMMGNIAIILVCKIDAQLHSPMYLFLTNLSFLDMCYTTSIVPQMLFNLGSSKKTISYVGCALQLYLFSTMGATECLLLAVMSFDRYVAICRPLHYTLIMNQRICILLVSITWLCGLTYAISEATLTLQLPLCGINKLDHLLCEIPVLIKTACGEKEANELALSVACIFIIAVPLCLILASYASIAHAILKIKSSEGRKKAFGTCSSHLTVVFLFYGPAISMYLQPTSSISRDQPKFMALFYGVMIPTINPFIYTLRNKDVKEALGNMGRSIFCSK is encoded by the coding sequence ATGGCACTAATTAACAATAGCCACCCTGATGATTTTATTCTGCTAGGCTTTGCTGACCGTCCTTGGCTAGAGTTTCCAATATTTGTTATTCTTCTCATAACATACCCCATGGCCATGATGGGAAACATCGCCATCATTCTGGTGTGCAAGATAGATGCCCAGCTGCACAGCCCTATGTATCTCTTCCTCACCAACCTTTCCTTTTTGGACATGTGTTACACCACCAGCATTGTGCCTCAGATGTTATTTAACCTAGGAAGCTCTAAGAAGACCATCAGCTATGTGGGGTGTGCACTTCAGCTTTATTTATTCAGCACAATGGGAGCCACTGAATGTCTTCTCTTGGCTGTCATGTCTTTTGATCGCTATGTAGCCATTTGCAGACCTCTGCACTACACCCTCATCATGAATCAGCGCATCTGCATCTTATTAGTATCCATTACATGGCTATGTGGACTGACCTATGCTATCTCAGAAGCCACACTTACATTACAATTGCCACTGTGTGGCATCAATAAACTGGATCACTTGTTGTGTGAGATTCCAGTTCTGATAAAGACTGCCTGTGGGGAAAAGGAGGCTAATGAACTTGCACTCTCTGTGGCATGCATTTTTATAATAGCTGTTCCTCTATGCTTAATTCTTGCCTCCTATGCTAGCATTGCTCATGCCATACTTAAGATTAAATCTTCTGAGGGGAGGAAAAAGGCCTTTGGAACATGTTCCTCTCATCTCActgtagttttcttattttatggtcCAGCCATTAGCATGTACCTTCAGCCCACCTCTTCCATTTCAAGAGACCAGCCCAAGTTCATGGCTCTCTTCTATGGAGTGATGATTCCTACAATCAACCCCTTTATCTACACCCTGAGGAATAAAGATGTCAAGGAGGCACTAGGCAATATGGGAAGGAGCATTTTTTGTTCCAAGTGA